A genomic segment from Limibacillus sp. encodes:
- the carA gene encoding glutamine-hydrolyzing carbamoyl-phosphate synthase small subunit, translating to MTDAPAPTPPKGATAALVLADGTVFWGRGLGIAGSSTGEVCFNTSLTGYQEILTDPSYAGQIITFTFPHIGNVGANHEDIETVAPAARGLVLRCDITEPSNWRAAQHLDAWLTSSGLMGIAGLDTRALTRRIRDAGAPHGTIGHAPDGPLDVKALQQEAAAFSGLNGLDLAKEVTCLQTYKWEETPWSLEGGYGQLSSPKHKVVAVDYGAKRNILRSLAGLGCEVTVVPASATTEEILAHEPDGIFLSNGPGDPAATGEYAVPVVRDLIKRDLPIFGICLGHQILSLALGAKTEKMHLGHRGANHPVKDLETGRVEITSQNHGFMVKEDSLPEGVEASHVSLFDGSNEGIRLKDKPVFSVQYHPEASPGPHDSHYLFERFVANIEAAKSKA from the coding sequence ATGACCGACGCCCCCGCCCCGACCCCGCCGAAAGGCGCAACAGCGGCCTTGGTTCTGGCGGACGGGACGGTCTTCTGGGGACGCGGCCTCGGCATCGCCGGTTCTTCGACCGGAGAGGTCTGCTTCAACACCTCGCTTACCGGCTACCAGGAGATCCTGACCGACCCCTCCTACGCCGGCCAGATCATCACCTTCACCTTCCCGCACATCGGCAACGTCGGCGCCAACCACGAGGACATCGAGACCGTGGCGCCCGCGGCGCGCGGTCTGGTCCTGCGCTGCGACATCACCGAGCCCTCCAACTGGCGCGCCGCCCAGCACCTGGACGCCTGGCTGACCTCAAGCGGCCTGATGGGCATCGCCGGGCTCGACACCCGCGCGCTGACCCGGCGCATCCGCGACGCCGGCGCGCCGCACGGCACCATCGGCCACGCCCCCGATGGCCCGCTGGACGTCAAGGCCTTGCAGCAGGAAGCCGCCGCCTTCTCCGGCCTGAACGGCCTGGACCTCGCCAAGGAGGTGACCTGCCTTCAGACCTATAAGTGGGAGGAGACGCCCTGGTCGCTCGAAGGCGGCTACGGCCAGCTTTCCTCGCCCAAGCACAAGGTCGTGGCGGTCGACTACGGCGCGAAGCGCAACATCCTGCGCAGCCTGGCGGGTCTTGGCTGCGAGGTGACCGTGGTCCCGGCCAGCGCCACGACCGAGGAGATCCTGGCCCACGAACCCGACGGCATCTTCCTGTCCAACGGTCCGGGCGATCCCGCTGCGACCGGCGAGTACGCCGTGCCGGTGGTCCGGGACCTGATCAAGCGCGACCTGCCGATCTTCGGCATCTGCCTTGGTCACCAGATCCTCTCGCTGGCGCTGGGCGCCAAGACCGAGAAGATGCATCTGGGCCATCGGGGCGCCAACCATCCGGTCAAGGACCTGGAGACGGGCCGCGTCGAGATCACCAGCCAGAACCACGGTTTCATGGTGAAGGAAGACAGCCTGCCCGAAGGCGTCGAGGCCAGCCACGTCAGCCTCTTCGACGGCTCCAATGAGGGCATCCGCCTCAAGGACAAGCCGGTCTTCTCCGTGCAGTACCACCCGGAGGCGAGCCCCGGCCCGCACGACAGCCATTACCTCTTCGAACGCTTCGTGGCGAACATCGAGGCGGCGAAATCAAAGGCCTGA
- a CDS encoding GatB/YqeY domain-containing protein: protein MLRSQLNDALKVALKQKDSAGTSTLRLILAALKDRDIAARGRGQTEGIEEPEILEMLQKMIKQREDSIEAYDKGGRPDLVEKEKAEIEVIRRFMPQPLSEDETQQVIDGVIAELDATSIKDMGRVMGALKERFPGRMDFGLASRTVKQKLA from the coding sequence ATGCTGCGCAGTCAGTTGAACGACGCCTTGAAAGTCGCGCTCAAACAAAAGGACTCGGCGGGGACCTCCACGCTCCGGCTGATCCTGGCCGCGCTCAAGGACCGTGACATCGCCGCGCGGGGCCGCGGACAGACCGAGGGCATCGAAGAGCCCGAGATCCTCGAGATGCTGCAGAAGATGATCAAGCAGCGCGAAGATTCCATCGAGGCCTACGACAAGGGCGGTCGCCCCGACCTGGTGGAAAAGGAGAAGGCCGAGATCGAGGTGATCCGCCGCTTCATGCCCCAGCCGCTGTCCGAGGACGAGACCCAGCAGGTGATCGACGGCGTGATCGCCGAGCTCGACGCCACCTCCATCAAGGACATGGGCCGCGTCATGGGCGCGCTGAAGGAACGCTTTCCGGGCCGCATGGACTTCGGGCTGGCGAGCCGGACGGTCAAGCAGAAGCTGGCCTGA